In Penicillium psychrofluorescens genome assembly, chromosome: 5, a single window of DNA contains:
- a CDS encoding uncharacterized protein (ID:PFLUO_007877-T1.cds;~source:funannotate) — translation MTIETGLDGWLRYAPHPAETSNSYRAISNIIVLNKSKTSPVYTAGKEVQDGLRRILGQKIEISGELSGTPSSSVIIGTVEAFSSTCGKIPEIPELKEDGFWLNTHAENDCVHILGENERGAIYGAFEYLMRLAQGNLNHVKSASNPSAPIRWVNQWDNLDGSIERGYAGPSIFFRNGEVVTDMTRVAQFARLLSSIRLNAVVVNNVNANPKLFSKTNLDGLRRIADTMRPWGVRIGISLYFDSPKKFGGLPTSDPLDPAVNDWWKDITAKVYEKVPDLVGYTIKANSEGQPGPLSYNRTLADGANMFARALKPYGDGVVMYRAFVYNHHLDESVWTNDRANAAVDYFKELDDQFEDNVIVQIKWGPIDFQVREPPSPLLANLRKTKGAIEFQVAQEYLGQQSHYVYMAPLWREILDYDMRIDDKPSVIRDIVSGERLNWSRSGYTAVLNIGSDSTWIGHHLSMSNLYAYGRLAWNPLASSVSIIQDWARLTFGLNETIIDTITKISMESWPTYEKYSGNLGIQTLCDIIYTHYGPSPGSQDGNGWGQWTRANAHSIGMDRTVATGSGNAGQYPPEIAAIYENIETTPDDLLLWFHHVPYTHRLKSGKTVIQHFYDEHYEGAAHAQTFPIEWAKLEGLIDDHRFKQTAFKLQYQAGHALVWRDSVNNFYFGKSKIPDGKNRVGNHIWRIEAEDMHLSGYKTVSVTPAEAASCGKAIVTESNTEPGTAQKELSFPTGIYDIAVNYYDHLGGRSKYEIFLNEGSIGFWTGDLQDKLGHDFSEYLDGHSATRITFRGINVQKGDILKIIGQPDGTELAPLDYVSVLPEGTID, via the coding sequence ATGACTATTGAAACTGGGCTTGACGGTTGGCTGCGATATGCCCCGCACCCCGCGGAAACCAGCAACAGCTATCGCGCTATCTCCAACATCATTGTCTTGAACAAGTCCAAGACTAGTCCTGTTTATACGGCCGGAAAGGAAGTTCAAGATGGTTTGCGACGCATTCTTGGTCAGAAAATCGAGATCAGTGGCGAATTGAGCGGCACGCCATCATCCTCCGTTATCATCGGTACAGTTGAGGCATTCTCCTCAACCTGTGGGAAGATTCCAGAAATTCCAGAGCTCAAGGAGGATGGATTCTGGCTCAATACCCATGCCGAAAATGACTGTGTTCACATCCTTGGCGAGAACGAACGCGGTGCTATCTACGGTGCTTTTGAATATCTCATGCGGCTAGCACAGGGAAATCTCAACCATGTTAAGTCCGCAAGCAACCCTAGCGCTCCCATCCGATGGGTAAATCAATGGGATAATTTGGATGGAAGCATAGAGCGAGGATATGCCGGCCCATCAATTTTCTTTCGGAATGGAGAGGTGGTTACGGATATGACTCGTGTTGCTCAGTTCGCCCGGCTCCTCTCGTCTATTCGCCTGAATGCCGTCGTCGTCAATAATGTCAACGCCAACCCGAAGCTGTTCAGTAAGACGAACCTCGACGGCCTCCGTCGAATTGCGGATACTATGCGCCCATGGGGTGTGCGGATCGGGATATCGCTTTACTTCGACTCTCCCAAGAAATTTGGTGGCCTGCCTACTTCTGATCCGCTGGACCCTGCCGTGAACGACTGGTGGAAGGACATCACTGCCAAGGTGTACGAAAAGGTTCCCGATTTGGTCGGATACACTATTAAGGCCAACTCTGAGGGTCAGCCTGGACCCTTGTCATACAATCGCACGCTGGCTGATGGCGCCAACATGTTTGCTCGTGCATTGAAGCCGTACGGGGATGGTGTTGTCATGTATCGCGCTTTTGTGTACAATCACCACCTAGATGAATCCGTGTGGACCAATGACAGGGCGAACGCCGCGGTGGATTATTTTAAGGAGCTTGACGACCAGTTTGAAGACAATGTTATTGTGCAAATCAAATGGGGCCCCATTGATTTCCAGGTCCGCGAACCACCGTCTCCACTGTTGGCTAATTTGCGCAAAACCAAAGGCGCCATCGAGTTCCAAGTCGCCCAGGAGTATCTCGGCCAGCAGTCACATTACGTCTACATGGCCCCTCTCTGGAGAGAAATTCTCGACTATGACATGCGCATCGACGACAAGCCCTCTGTCATCCGGGACATTGTCTCTGGTGAACGTTTGAATTGGAGCCGCAGCGGCTACACCGCCGTCCTCAACATTGGCAGTGATAGCACTTGGATTGGACATCACCTCTCCATGTCTAACCTCTACGCTTACGGCCGCCTTGCCTGGAATCCACTCGCCAGCTCAGTGTCCATCATTCAAGACTGGGCACGTCTTACATTTGGCCTAAATGAGACCATCATTGATACAATCACTAAAATCTCCATGGAATCCTGGCCCACGTACGAGAAGTACAGCGGGAATCTTGGAATCCAGACCCTTTGCGACATTATCTACACTCACTATGGTCCTAGCCCAGGCTCACAAGACGGTAATGGGTGGGGACAATGGACTCGCGCAAACGCCCATTCCATAGGCATGGATCGTACTGTGGCCACCGGCTCTGGAAATGCAGGCCAATACCCGCCTGAGATTGCTGCCATCTACGAGAATATTGAAACGACACCTGACGACCTGCTCCTCTGGTTCCACCATGTCCCTTACACCCACCGTCTCAAATCCGGAAAGACAGTTATTCAACATTTCTATGATGAACACTACGAAGGTGCAGCACATGCACAGACCTTTCCAATTGAATGGGCTAAATTGGAAGGTCTTATAGACGACCACCGCTTCAAGCAGACCGCGTTTAAATTACAGTATCAAGCTGGTCATGCTCTTGTTTGGAGAGACTCTGTTAACAATTTCTATTTTGGAAAATCGAAGATCCCCGACGGGAAGAATCGCGTTGGAAATCACATTTGGCGGATTGAAGCCGAGGATATGCACCTGTCTGGGTACAAAACCGTCTCTGTCACACCGGCAGAAGCAGCGTCCTGTGGAAAAGCCATTGTTACAGAGTCAAATACAGAGCCCGGTACCGCACAGAAGGAGCTGAGTTTTCCCACTGGCATTTATGATATCGCAGTGAACTATTACGATCACCTAGGTGGCAGATCCAAGTATGAGATTTTTCTCAATGAGGGATCAATTGGGTTCTGGACTGGCGACTTGCAGGACAAGCTGGGGCATGATTTTTCAGAATACTTGGATGGCCATTCAGCGACAAGGATCACGTTCCGGGGAATCAACGTGCAAAAGGGTGATATACTCAAAATTATTGGTCAGCCCGATGGCACTGAGCTTGCTCCGTTGGATTATGTTTCCGTTCTGCCCGAAGGTACGATTGATTAG
- a CDS encoding uncharacterized protein (ID:PFLUO_007878-T1.cds;~source:funannotate), giving the protein MDDMQFDPSKVVKKNGFETEIELPPDLSTVYYRVVALNDQYKVLGMTEMLGKQQNWAVRDVFRNYTG; this is encoded by the coding sequence ATGGACGATATGCAATTCGATCCGTCCAAAGTGGTCAAGAAGAATGGGTTTGAGACAGAGATTGAGCTTCCCCCGGATCTATCAACAGTCTATTACCGTGTCGTTGCATTAAACGACCAGTACAAGGTTCTCGGAATGACCGAAATGCTAGGTAAACAGCAAAATTGGGCCGTTCGGGATGTTTTTCGGAACTATACCGG
- a CDS encoding uncharacterized protein (ID:PFLUO_007879-T1.cds;~source:funannotate) — protein MGYFGLRGKPLGVMVSLVAATAFMLQGYDQAVMNGLVTLPTFLSVFPEMTNPNIEGTTVAIYEIGCAIGALSCAFIGDVLGRRRMLFAAGIVVIVGVILQATPFSLPQLIVARIITGLGVGAFTGTAPMYVSECASANARGRMVLMQGFFAIGGIVLATWIEFGLFFAKDSQANFRFPIALQALFAIIVVSLIMFLPESPRWLVKRDRMENAREVLSALEDMPEDSELVNQELDVIRETYLEEKENSASLFTMGPERLFHRLCLAIFVALLAQMTGVNIVTFYSTQIFEDHLGYAATEARIFSGCIQIWQFLCAGLSVILVDKIGRRRLLMAGAAGMCVAQTALCGLMSDLTNKAAGEAAIFFYFVAMFFFPVGLFLLPFMYAGEIAPLSIRHKVAAIGACTNWLFNFLIAEASPTAIANIGYKYYILYACISAVAFVSFYLFYPETKGRTLEEIDEIFIRSKSIFDPVKVEKSLPRNGLSGAERRQEERGLEKNTAAHVETA, from the exons ATGGGCTACTTCGGGCTAAGAGGCAAGCCGCTGGGCGTCATGGTCAGTCTTGTGGCCGCGACAGCATTTATGCTCCAGGGTTACGATCAGGCTGTGATGAACGGCCTTGTCACCCTCCCGACGTTCCTGTCTGTTTTCCCTGAAATGACAAACCCCAATATAGAAG GTACCACCGTTGCCATCTATGAGATCGGTTGCGCGATTGGCGCTCTGTCCTGTGCCTTCATTGGTGACGTCCTAGGACGACGTCGTATGCTTTTCGCGGCTGGCATTGTTGTCATTGTCGGTGTCATCCTACAGGCGACCCCGTTCAGTCTGCCTCAATTGATCGTTGCTCGAATTATCACCG GTCTGGGTGTCGGTGCATTCACGGGTACGGCGCCCATGTATGTGTCTGAATGCGCTAGTGCGAATGCGCGTGGCCGAATGGTCCTGATGCAGGGATTCTTTGCCATTGGCGGTATCGTGCTGGCGACATGGATCGAGTTTGGACTCTTCTTTGCCAAGGACAGCCAGGCCAACTTCCGCTTCCCCATCGCCCTCCAGGCCCTTTTCGCGATCATTGTCGTCTCCCTTATTATGTTCTTGCCCGAGTCTCCTAGGTGGCTGGTCAAGCGTGACCGCATGGAGAATGCTCGCGAAGTTTTGAGTGCTCTTGAGGATATGCCGGAAGACTCGGAATTGGTGAACCAGGAGCTGGATGTTATCCGTGAGACATATCtcgaggagaaagagaactCCGCCTCGCTATTTACCATGGGTCCCGAGCGACTGTTCCATCGTCTTTGCCTGGCTATCTTCGTAGCCCTGTTGGCTCAGATGACCGGTGTCAACATTGTGACATTCTACTCGACCCAGATTTTTGAAGATCACCTTGGCTATGCCGCTACCGAAGCTCGTATTTTCTCGGGCTGCATCCAAATTTGGCAGTTCTTGTGTGCCGGATTGTCCGTGATTTTGGTCGACAAGATCGGACGACGAAGACTTCTAATGGCCGGCGCTGCTGGCATGTGCGTTGCTCAAACTGCTCTATGCGGTCTCATGTCCGACCTCACCAACAAGGCCGCTGGAGAggccgccatcttcttctacttcgttgccatgttcttcttccctgtcgGCTTGTTCCTGCTGCCTTTTATGTATGCGGGTGAAATCGCACCTCTCTCCATCCGCCACAAGGTCGCCGCCATAGGTGCCTGCACAAACTGGCTGTTCAACTTCCTTATTGCCGAGGCATCACCAACTGCTATCGCTAATATTGGATACAAGTACTACATTCTCTATGCCTGTATTAGTGCAGTTGCATTTGTGTCGTTTTACCTGTTCTACCCTGAGACCAAGGGTCGCACTCTCGAAGAGATCGACGAGATCTTCATTCGCTCCAAGTCCATCTTTGACCCCGTCAAGGTGGAGAAGTCGCTGCCGCGCAATGGTCTGTCCGGCGCGGAGCGTCGTCAAGAGGAGAGGgggttggagaagaacaCTGCTGCTCATGTTGAGACTGCTTAA